One part of the Sciurus carolinensis chromosome 4, mSciCar1.2, whole genome shotgun sequence genome encodes these proteins:
- the Cldn23 gene encoding claudin-23 has product MRTPVVMTLGMVLTPCGLLLNLISTLAPGWRLVKGFLDQPVDVVLYQGLWDMCREQSSRERECGQPDQWSYFGAQPVQVARGLMITSLATTVVGLVLASLGVRCWQEEPQFVLAGLSGIVLFAAGLFSLIPVSWYNHFLGDREVLPAPPQPVTVEVSYSLVLGYLGSCLLLLGGFSLALSFAPWCEERCRSCRKAPPAGPRRSSISTVYVDWPEPALTPAIKYYSEGQHRPPPAEYGATSKPKVGFPMPRPPPKAYTNPVDVLYGEGEKAAASQGTSSRSTRPCHSSLPCDSDL; this is encoded by the coding sequence ATGCGGACGCCGGTGGTGATGACGCTGGGCATGGTGCTCACTCCCTGCGGGCTGCTGCTCAACCTGATCAGCACGCTGGCCCCCGGCTGGCGACTGGTCAAGGGCTTCCTCGACCAGCCGGTGGACGTGGTGCTGTACCAGGGCCTGTGGGACATGTGCCGTGAGCAGAGCAGCCGTGAGCGCGAGTGTGGCCAGCCAGACCAGTGGAGCTACTTCGGAGCCCAGCCAGTGCAGGTGGCGCGGGGACTCATGATCACGTCGCTGGCCACCACCGTCGTCGGGCTGGTGCTGGCGTCCCTGGGCGTGCGCTGCTGGCAGGAGGAGCCCCAGTTCGTGCTGGCGGGGCTCTCAGGCATTGTGCTCTTCGCCGCGGGCCTCTTTAGCCTCATCCCCGTCTCCTGGTACAATCATTTCTTGGGGGACCGCGAAGTCCTGCCCGCCCCGCCCCAACCGGTCACAGTAGAGGTTAGCTACAGCCTGGTGCTGGGCTACCTGGGCAGCTGCTTGTTGCTGTTGGGAGGCTTCTCTTTAGCGCTCAGCTTCGCGCCCTGGTGCGAGGAGCGCTGTCGCAGCTGTCGCAAGGCGCCCCCAGCCGGGCCTCGCCGCAGCAGCATCAGCACAGTCTACGTGGACTGGCCAGAACCAGCACTCACGCCGGCCATCAAGTACTACAGCGAGGGCCAGCACCGGCCGCCGCCCGCCGAGTACGGAGCCACCAGCAAGCCCAAGGTCGGTTTTCCCATGCCGCGGCCGCCGCCCAAGGCTTACACCAACCCGGTGGACGTGCTCTACGGGGAGGGAGAAAAGGCCGCCGCCTCCCAGGGCACCTCCTCGCGCAGCACCCGGCCCTGCCACAGCTCTCTGCCCTGCGATTCTGACCTGTAG